A region from the Drosophila ananassae strain 14024-0371.13 chromosome 2L, ASM1763931v2, whole genome shotgun sequence genome encodes:
- the LOC6500666 gene encoding uncharacterized protein LOC6500666, whose translation MSLPAALLQRLKKRGLVTKQTSSAPVSEAIEEIIAENYDDDDKNSSPYVYKEEPEPKRKNPEEQFWSHRIKERIGVNESHHGYKLCPNKYNIWHKCSLYCVNRWTNSPNLQPSQKYLKRYKRLLRKYPLESSWKDVYDKGCQAYYFFNTTTQMVSWLPPSHPKARVTPSAAVFRRQLANSNDEFNFDSQSMILQKTSGAGDLNEQENPFSSSVYVPAKKQKSRDLDRKLQRRRRNEN comes from the exons atGAGTCTACCAGCAGCTTTATTGCAGCGCCTAAAGAAGCGTGGACTTGTGACGAAGCAAACCA GTTCCGCACCTGTATCGGAAGCTATAGAAGAAATTATAGCCGAAAACTATGACGACGACGACAAGAACAGCAGTCCTTATGTTTACAAAGAGGAACCGGAACCCAAACGCAAAAATCCCGAGGAGCAGTTCTGGTCGCACAGGATCAAGGAGCGGATTGGAGTCAACGAATCGCATCATGGATACAAACTGTGCCCCAACAAGTACAATATATGGCACAAGTGCTCCCTCTACTGCGTCAACAGATGGACCAACTCTCCGAACTTGCAGCCCAGCCAAAAGTATCTGAAGCGCTACAAGAGGTTGTTGCGCAAATATCCTCTGGAGTCGAGCTGGAAGGATGTCTATGACAAAGGCTGCCAAGCCTACTACTTCTTCAATACGACCACGCAAATGGTTTCCTGGCTTCCGCCATCCCATCCCAAAGCCCGGGTTACTCCTAGTGCAGCAGTGTTTCGCCGGCAACTAGCCAATTCCAATGATGAATTCAACTTTGATTCTCAAAGCATGATCCTGCAGAAAACTTCTGGTGCCGGCGACCTCAATGAACAGGAGAATCCTTTCTCTTCGTCTGTTTACGTGCCTGCCAAGAAGCAAAAATCAAGGGATTTGGATAGGAAACTTCAAAGACGGCGACGCAATGAGAACTAA
- the LOC6499893 gene encoding dolichyl-diphosphooligosaccharide--protein glycosyltransferase subunit STT3B, with translation MNKTPKMLNSKVAGYSSLITFAILLIAWLAGFSSRLFAVIRFESIIHEFDPWFNYRATAYMVQHGWYKFLNWFDERAWYPLGRIVGGTVYPGLMITSGGIHWLLNILNIPVHIRDICVFLAPVFSGLTSISTYLLTKELWSSGAGLFAASFIAIVPGYISRSVAGSYDNEGIAIFALQFTYFLWVRSVKTGSVFWSAGAALSYFYMVSAWGGYVFIINLIPLHVFVLLIMGRYSPRLLTSYSTFYILGLLFSMQIPFVGFQPIRTSEHMAALGVFVLLMAVATLRHLQSVLSRNEFRKLFIVGGLLVGVGVFVAVVVLTMLGVVAPWSGRFYSLWDTGYAKIHIPIIASVSEHQPTTWFSFFFDLHILVCAFPVGVWYCIKQINDERVFVVLYAISAVYFAGVMVRLMLTLTPVVCMLAGVAFSGLLDVFLQEDSSKRMGSAIHAAAEVDEAEDSIEKKTLYDKAGKLKHRTKHDAQQDTGISSNLKSIVILAVLMLLMMFAVHCTWVTSNAYSSPSIVLAFHNSQDGSRNILDDFREAYYWLSQNTADDARVMSWWDYGYQIAGMANRTTLVDNNTWNNSHIALVGKAMSSTEEKSYEIMTSLDVDYVLVIFGGVIGYSGDDINKFLWMVRIAEGEHPKDIKESDYFTDRGEFRVDAEGAPALLNCLMYKLSYYRFGELKLDYRGPSGYDRTRNAVIGNKDFDLTYLEEAYTTEHWLVRIYRVKKPHEFNRPALKAKERTIPPGNSISRKNAKRRKGYIRNRPVVIKGKRTLK, from the exons ATGAATAAGACGCCCAAGATGCTGAACAGCAAGGTGGCCGGTTACAGCAGCCTGATAACCTTCGCCATCCTGCTGATCGCCTGGCTGGCCGGATTTTCGAGTCGCCTCTTCGCCGTCATCCGCTTCGAGTCGATTATCCATGAGTTTGATCCGTGGTTCAATTACCGGGCCACCGCCTACATGGTACAGCACGGCTGGTACAAGTTTCTCAACTGGTTCGACGAGCGCGCTTGGTACCCTCTTGGTCGTATCGTCGGTGGTACAGTGTACCCTGGTCTGATGATCACCTCCGGCGGCATTCACTGGCTGCTCAACATCCTCAACATTCCGGTACACATCCGCGACATCTGCGTGTTTCTGGCTCCAGTTTTCAGCGGCCTTACCTCAATCTCCACCTACCTGCTGACCAAGGAGCTGTGGTCGTCTGGAGCTGGCTTGTTTGCGGCTAGCTTCATAGCTATTGTGCCAGGCTACATCAGCCGATCGGTGGCCGGATCATACGATAACGAAGGCATAGCCATCTTCGCCCTGCAATTCACCTACTTCCTGTGGGTGCGTTCAGTTAAAACTGGATCAGTATTTTGGTCGGCGGGAGCCGCTCTCTCCTACTTCTACATGGTGTCCGCCTGGGGTGGTTACGTGTTCATCATCAACCTCATCCCACTGCACGTCTTTGTGTTGCTTATCATGGGCAGGTACTCGCCGCGTCTACTGACCAGCTACAGCACCTTCTACATCCTGGGCCTGCTGTTCTCCATGCAGATTCCGTTCGTTGGCTTCCAGCCAATCCGTACCAGCGAGCACATGGCTGCCCTGGGCGTGTTTGTGCTCCTGATGGCCGTGGCTACTTTGAGGCATTTGCAGTCGGTGCTTTCGCGCAACGAGTTCCGGAAACTGTTCATCGTCGGTGGTCTGCTGGTAGGAGTGGGCGTTTTTGTGGCCGTCGTGGTTCTTACGATGCTGGGCGTCGTGGCCCCGTGGAGCGGACGTTTTTACTCGCTGTGGGATACCGGCTATGCGAAAATCCACATTCCAATTATTGCCTCTGTGTCGGAGCACCAGCCGACGACTTGGTTCTCCTTCTTCTTCGATCTCCACATCTTGGTATGCGCTTTTCCAGTTGGAGTGTGGTATTGCATCAAGCAGATCAACGATGAGCGCGTCTTCGTAGTTCTGTATGCGATTAGTGCTGTGTACTTCGCCGGTGTGATGGTGCGTCTAATGCTGACGCTAACCCCTGTTGTGTGTATGTTGGCGGGCGTGGCCTTCTCAGGATTGTTGGACGTTTTCCTGCAGGAGGATTCATCAAAACGAATGGGTTCAGCCATACATGCCGCCGCTGAAGTGGATGAAGCCGAGGACTCCATTGAAAAGAAGACCTTGTACGATAAG GCTGGAAAACTGAAGCACCGAACCAAACATGACGCTCAACAGGACACTGGTATCAGTTCAAACCTTAAGAGTATTGTTATCCTGGCTGTTCTTATGCTCTTGATGATGTTTGCTGTCCACTGCACCTGGGTCACTAGCAATGCCTACTCCAGCCCGTCCATTGTGCTGGCTTTCCACAACAGCCAAGATGG CTCGCGCAATATATTGGACGACTTTAGGGAGGCCTACTACTGGCTTTCGCAGAACACCGCCGACGACGCTAGGGTAATGTCCTGGTGGGATTACGGCTATCAGATAGCAGGCATGGCGAATAGAACAACTTTGGTGGACAATAATACGTGGAATAATAGTCACATAGCTCTGGTCGGCAAGGCTATGTCCTCGACCGAAGAGAAGTCGTATGAAATCATGACATCTCTGGATGTGGACTATGTGCTTGTGATCTTTGGCGGTGTCATTGGCTACTCTGGCGACGACATCAACAAGTTCCTGTGGATGGTTCGTATCGCCGAGGGCGAGCATCCCAAAGATATCAAGGAAAGCGATTACTTTACGGACCGGGGTGAATTCAGAGTCGATGCTGAAGGCGCGCCAGCTTTACTTAATTGCCTTATGTACAAATTAAGCTACTACAGATTTGGGGAGTTGAAATTGGACTAtag AGGACCATCGGGATATGATCGCACTCGCAACGCAGTCATCGGCAACAAAGACTTCGATTTGACGTATTTGGAAGAAGCATACACAACGGAGCACTGGCTGGTTCGAATCTACAGGGTAAAGAAACCTCATGAGTTCAACAGACCCGCTCTAAAAGCAAAGGAAAGGACGATTCCACCAGGAAATTCAATCTCTAGAAAG AATGCGAAGCGTCGCAAGGGCTACATACGAAACCGGCCAGTTGTTATTAAAGGAAAACGGACCTTGAAgtaa
- the LOC6500667 gene encoding zinc finger protein 830, with translation MNNRNIKPLPKKLSVSKKPAVKVDSPLAKYDSSGNLTCIICRIPIKATVWKVHINSKQHKLNVDQAKNNKVEKSVTKPTTPAPTFTPAAKEASAPSSKAPPSVKTSSHQEKQSAISQDTGPQISHEKTEQANATEPVTEGLPEKFFDEDKSSKAEATRIQDEEWQRFQQEIKKASTESSVIVADEQEDINLKRQLKEIDEQIDNWKRFIKINDQKTILLGKKRKINIKKEIDPELSSSEEDCSVDDLYDWRSKNLQT, from the exons ATGAATAATAGAAATATTAAACCGCTGCCGAAGAAGCTGAGCGTCTCTAAGAAACCGGCGGTCAAAGTGGACTCGCCCTTGGCCAA GTATGACTCGTCAGGTAACCTGACATGTATTATTTGCAGGATCCCCATCAAGGCCACGGTCTGGAAGGTGCACATCAATTCCAAGCAACATAAGCTCAATGTAGATCAAGCCAAGAACAATAAAGTCGAAAAATCGGTAACCAAACCGACAACTCCAGCTCCCACTTTCACGCCCGCTGCAAAGGAAGCTTCCGCTCCATCTTCCAAGGCGCCTCCTTCAGTGAAAACCAGCTCACACCAGGAGAAGCAATCTGCGATAAGTCAGGATACGGGTCCTCAAATAAGCCACGAAAAGACTGAACAGGCCAATGCGACTGAACCTGTTACTGAGGGGTTGCCTGAAAAGTTTTTCGACGAAGATAAATCTAGCAAAGCGGAAGCAACTCGAATCCAGGACGAGGAATGGCAACGGTTTCAGCAGGAGATTAAGAAGGCTTCCACAGAATCTAGTGTCATCGTTGCCGACGAGCAGGAGGACATCAATCTCAAAAGGCAACTAAAAGAAATAGACGAGCAAATTGATAATTGGAAGAGATTCATAAAGATAAATGATCAGAAAACTATTCTCCTGGGTAAAAAGCGGAAGATCAATATCAAAAAGGAAATAGATCCTGAGTTAAGTTCAAGCGAAGAAGACTGTAGTGTAGATGATTTGTACGATTGGAGAAGCAAAAATTtacaaacataa
- the LOC6502659 gene encoding trypsin-1, with amino-acid sequence MNLKYILLCWMLMMNCSSLECLENSKAFNESAAINTIHTGQNKRTSKFLFDTIFRISSGVSNAFGLDTEDDVEYPENSSLKNCDCDCGFSNEEIRIVGGKPTGVNQYPWMARIVYDGKFHCGGSLLTKDYVLTAAHCVKKLRRSKIRIIFGDHDQEITSESHAIQRAVTSVIKHKSFDPDTYNNDVALLRLRKPIAFSKIIKPICLPRYNYDPAGRIGTVVGWGRTSEGGELPSIVNQVKVPIMSITECRNQKYKSTRITSSMLCAGRPAMDSCQGDSGGPLLLSNGVKYFIVGIVSWGVGCGREGYPGVYTRVSKFIPWIKSNLENTCLCS; translated from the exons atgaatttaaagtatattttattatGTTGGATGTTGATGATGAATTGTTCCAGCCTAGAGTGCTTGGAAAATTCGAAAGCTTTCAATGAATCCGCCGCCATAAACACCATCCATACGGGCCAAAATAAACGGACCAGTAAATTTCTTTTTGATACAATTTTCCGTATAAGTTCGGGAGTGTCAAATGCTTTTGGACTTGATACGGAAGACGACGTTGAATATCCAGAAAATTCAAGTCTTAAAAACTGTGACTGCG ATTGTGGCTTTTCCAATGAGGAAATTCGAATTGTTGGAGGAAAACCTACGGGTGTTAACCAATACCCATGGATGGCCAGAATAGTTTACGATGGGAAATTTCACTGTGGAGGATCCTTGCTGACCAAGGACTATGTTTTGACCGCAGCCCATTGTGTAAAAAAACTAAGACGATCAAAAATAAGAATCATCTTCGGTGATCACGACCAGGAAATCACTTCGGAGTCGCATGCTATCCAACGAGCGGTGACATCTGTGATTAAACACAAGAGCTTTGACCCAGATACCTACAACAACGACGTAGCCCTGCTCAGACTGAGAAAGCCTATTGCGTtctcaaaaattataaagccCATCTGCTTACCACGCTACAACTACGATCCAGCAG GTCGAATTGGTACAGTAGTGGGCTGGGGACGAACATCAGAAGGAGGAGAGCTGCCATCCATTGTCAACCAAGTCAAGGTTCCCATCATGTCCATCACGGAATGCCGAaatcaaaaatacaaaagtacTCGAATTACCTCATCGATGTTATGCGCGGGAAGGCCAGCAATGGACTCCTGCCAGGGCGATAGTGGAGGACCGCTGTTGTTATCTAATGGAGTTAAGTATTTTATTGTTGGAATTGTTTCCTGGGGAGTAGGTTGCGGCCGCGAAGGATATCCCGGTGTTTACACGCGGGTCAGCAAGTTCATCCCATGGATTAAGTCTAATCTCGAAAATACATGCCTGTGTTCTTAG
- the LOC6499892 gene encoding glucoside xylosyltransferase 2: protein MLLPKPKMHHLHMCLLCLIALAILSYFVHQRPSWVSEFKEAPPEGFNQVQSWKTPLYIVVVCCGQRVQETLVMIKSAILFNYDQEYLKFVIFTEDGKGEEFREKLTDWRDIKPFTFDFEILPLKFPTNNEVEWKNLFKPCAAQRLFLPSLLTKVDSLLYVDTDILFLSPISDIWQYFKKFNESQISALTPEHENENIGWYNRFARHPFYGRLGVNSGVMLMNLTRMREMKWEQHILSIHKEYKLRIIWGDQDIINILFYYHPDKLYIMPCEYNYRPDHCMYMSICNMTHAGVKLIHGNRGYFHSDRQPLFRSIFEAMENYQLGSNANTQFLMPLREALSSETASTCGKISNEVLKGANKVLSNRYMDV from the exons ATGCTTCTGCCAAAACCGAAAATG CACCACCTTCATATGTGTCTGCTGTGCTTAATTGCATTAGCAATATTGTCCTATTTCGTTCATCAACGACCTTCGTGGGTATCCGAATTCAAGGAGGCTCCCCCGGAGGGTTTTAACCAAGT ACAATCATGGAAAACCCCGCTTTATATAGTGGTGGTTTGTTGTGGACAAAGGGTACAGGAGACCCTTGTTATGATCAAATCAGCTATTCTATTTAACTACGACCAGGAGTATCTTAAGTTTGTGATTTTTACTGAGGACGGAAAGGGCGAAGAGTTTAGAGAAAAGTTAACAGACTGGCGCGACATCAAACCATTTACATTTGATTTCGAAATCTTACCCTTAAAGTTTCCAACAAATAACGAAGTTGAATGGAAAAATCTCTTCAAGCCCTGTGCAGCTCAACGTTTATTTTTACCG TCTTTGCTAACGAAAGTGGATTCTTTGCTATATGTTGACACAGACATACTTTTTCTGTCACCCATATCGGATATCTGGcagtattttaaaaaattcaatgAGAGCCAAATCTCTGCCCTAACACCAGAGCACGAAAACGAGAACATCGGCTGGTACAACCGATTTGCCCGACATCCGTTTTACGGGCGACTGGGAGTGAACTCTGGGGTAATGCTTATGAATCTCACTCGAATGAGAGAAATGAAATGGGAGCAACATATCTTGTCCATACATAAGGAGTACAAACTACGTATCATTTGGGGGGATCAGgacattattaatattttattttactacCATCCTGACAAACTGTATATTATGCCGTGCGAATATAACTACCGTCCAGACCACTGCATGTACATGAGCATTTGCAACATGACACATGCCGGCGTAAAATTAATTCATGGAAACCGGGGATACTTCCATTCTGATAGGCAACCGCTTTTTAGGTCCATTTTCGAAGCTATGGAGAACTATCAATTGGGCTCTAACGCCAACACCCAGTTTTTGATGCCTCTACGCGAAGCACTGAGTTCAGAAACCGCCTCAACCTGCGGAAAGATATCGAATGAAGTTTTGAAGGGAGCGAACAAAGTCTTAAGTAATAGATACATGGATGTGTAA
- the LOC6500668 gene encoding U3 small nucleolar ribonucleoprotein protein IMP4 encodes MLRKQARQRREYLYNKALTERLKAKQKIQETVVQSLAENKAIGSKNVKKSMTVYNSLKYIDDGVDDRTVNDEYHYAGAEDPKIMLTTSHNPSSRLKLFMKELRLIFPNAQQMNRGNYQLTTLMHACRANNVTDFLIVHEHRGIPDSLVVCHLPYGPTAFFNISDVIMRHDIPDIGHMSEQKPHLIFNNFKTPIGLRTVKILKHLFPVPKENSQRVMSFLNHNDSIIFRHHQYKYKNKELELSEVGPRFVLKLYQIKLGTLENIKAADTEWINRPYMNTSQKKLIFSNDPGLTSRDSEV; translated from the exons atgctgCGAAAACAGGCCCGTCAACGTAGGGAGTATTTATACAACAAGGCTCTGACTGAGCGACTGAAGGCGAAGCAAAAGATCCAGGAGACCGTGGTCCAAAGCTTGGCCGAAAACAAAGCGATCGGTTCCAAAAATGTGAAGAAGAGCATGACAGTTTACAACTCGCTGAAATATATTGATGatg GAGTCGACGACCGCACAGTCAATGATGAGTACCATTACGCTGGAGCCGAAGATCCCAAAATTATGTTAACCACATCGCACAACCCTTCGTCCAGATTAAAGTTGTTTATGAAGGAACTGCGTTTGATATTCCCCAATGCTCAACAAATGAACAGAGGCAACTACCAGCTGACTACGCTAATGCATGCCTGTCGTGCAAATAATGTAACCGATTTCCTAATTGTGCACGAGCATCGTGGCATTCCGGACAGCCTTGTGGTTTGCCATCTTCCTTACGGTCCAACTGCTTTCTTTAACATATCGGATGTTATTATGCGTCATGATATACCCGATATAGGACACATGAGCGAGCAGAAACCGCACttaatttttaacaacttCAAAACGCCCATTGGTTTGCGAACTGTCAAGATACTAAAACACTTGTTCCCAGTTCCGAAAGAAAACTCCCAAAGAGTCATGTCTTTTCTAAACCACAACGATTCGATTATCTTCCGACATCATcaatacaaatataaaaacaaagaacTGGAGCTTAGCGAAGTTGGACCAAGATTCGTTCTAAAGTTGTATCAAATCAAACTGGGAACGCTTGAGAATATTAAGGCGGCTGATACTGAATGGATAAATCGACCATACATGAACACGTCACAGAAGAAGCTCATATTTTCTAACGATCCTGGCTTAACGAGTCGCGATTCTGAAGTGTAG